The sequence GGGCATCGGCGGGCGGGTCGACATCGTCATGCCGGAAGCCAGTCTGCGCAACGCGATGTGGGCCTTTTCGGTGCGCATCCTGGCGCTGTCGCTGGTGATCTCGGCGATCACGGCGGCGCTGGTCTACCTGTCGCTGCGCTGGCTCCTGGTGCGGCCGATGCAGCGGCTGACGCGCTCCATGGCCCGCTTCCAGGCCTCGCCCGAGGATCCCACCCTGATCATCGCGCCCTCGCGCCGCGACGACGAGGTGGGCGATGCCGAACACAGCCTTGCGGCGATGCAGGCGACGCTGACCGAGACGCTGAAAAGCCGCCGGCAGCTCGCCGATCTCGGCCTTGCCGTCTCCAAGATCAACCACGACCTGCGCAACCTTCTCGCCTCCGCGCAGCTGTTTTCCGAGCGCCTCGAGCATGTCGCCGATCCGACCGTGCAGCGGCTGGCACCGAAGATCCTGGCGACGCTCGACCGCGCCGTCGGCTACACCAGCTCGGTGCTGGCCTATGGCAGTGCCCGCGAGGCGCCGCTGCGCCGCCGCCTGGTGCGGCTCGATCTGCTGGTGCGCGATGTCGGCGAGGTGTTGGGCCTGTCGGCGGACGGGGCTGTCGCCTTCGAGAACCGTGTCGGCGAGGGGGCGGAGGTGGAGGCCGATCCCGAGCAGTTGTTCCGCGTGCTGATGAACCTGTGCCGCAACGCGGTGCAGGCGCTGGAGCAGTCGGGCTCCGATATGCTGGTGCGCCGGGTGATCGTCGAGGCCGATTGCCGGGCAGGGGAGGTGGTGGTGCGGGTGCGCGACACCGGGCCCGGCGTGCCGCCGGCCCTGCGCGAGAAGCTCTTTCGTCCGTTCCAGTCCGCCGCCCGGCGCGGCGGCACCGGTCTGGGGCTGGCCATTGCCGCCGAGCTGGTGCGCGCCCATGGCGGCGATATCTGCCTGGTGGAGCGGGCGGGGCCGGGCGCGGAGTTCGAGATCCGCCTGCCGCGCAGCGCCCCGGACGATCCGGCAAGTGGCGGGCAGGACAGGGAAATGGCGGAATCCGGCCGCGTTGCAGCCTCTCTCGACACAAGCGGATGAGAGCGTCCCGGCAGCTTATCAACAGGCTGTGGGGATACGCAAAAAAGTCGAAGAAAAAACGCGTGCGGTCGCTTGCAATCGGCGTAGGACCAGAGTAGAGATTGCGCCCTGTCCGGAGGCGATGCCACGGACGGACCGCCTCGCCTCGTGTCTGACGCTTCTCGTCTGATGCGGCGGCATGATGGCCTAAGCACCGGTAGCTCAGCTGGATAGAGCACCAGACTACGAATCTGGGGGTCGGGAGTTCGAATCTTCCCCGGTGCGCCATTTCCCAACAGAACCATGAACGCCGAACGCCGCCGTTTCCGCGCCAGAAGCGGCGACCAGCGTTCAAGGCAGTTCCGAATTCGACACGATGATGCGAACCACGGTGTGGGCGACCTCGACGCGGCCGGCGCGCGTCGTCATCTCCTCCCACTCGTTGATCCACGAGAATTGCCGACGCCGCCAATGCGGGCCGTTGCGGATCGTCGTGGCGATGACAGTGGATTGCAGGCGCGCGAGCGCGGCCTTCAGCAGCACGTATTGGCGGTTGCCAGTCGGCCGCCCGATGGCGCGCAGCAGATGATAGGGCGTGAAGCGGAAGAAGCGCGAGGTGCGCAGGCCGTCGTTCTCGGCCGCGACGATCTGCGAGGCGGCCCATATCAGCACGTCGGCGTCCCAGATGGTCGCCATGCCGTGTTCGGGCATGGCGAGCACCTGCACCTCGACATCGGCCGCCTTGTAGAGAATGGGTTTGGTGCGCGGCGTCTTCGCCAGCGAGAAGAAGGGTCGTTCCATGAGGTCGCGCTGGTCGCGCGGGGCGGCATCGCCGGTCGCCACCACGAAGGGGTTGAGATGGCTGCGCTCGCTCGCATCGGTCGGCTGCGCGGGTCTATGATCGTCGTCGCGCAGCATTCAGCACTTGCCCCGCTCTTCGGGCGTCAGCGGACGCGCGGGGAAAACCGTGCCGTCCGTCGTCTCGCGGGTGGATTTGCGGGTGCCGATCTCCGACCAGGATTCGAGGTCGTGGACGGTGTAGAGGACGCGCCCGCCAATCTTGCGATAGGTCGGGCCGGTTCCGTAGGTCCGGTGTTTCTCAAGGGTGCGGATGGAAATGCCGAGGAAGCGGGCAGCTTCCTGCGTGCGCAAAAGTCGTGGCGGCAGGCCCGCCAAGGGGTTGGCCATGGGATCACCTCTGGAGTTCGTCGTTAATGCGCGCCGCAGACAAAGCGGCGGGCTACGGCGAACCATGGCGAGGGATCGGCGGCGGGGGTAGCGTGCCGCATTTGCGCTCACGCGCTGGCGGCACCCCTCTGGCTGTTGTGGCTGGGATTGTCGTACGGTCGCTCGGCGGACCTAGCCAGCGACGTTCGGCCCTGTGATCGGCCTGCTATTTTGGCGCGCCGACCTTCTTCAGTAATTCGCCGGGCTCGATCTCAAGGGCATCGGCAATCTGGCCAAGGACGGTGACACTGGCAGATACGTCGCCACGCTCGATCGCACCGACATAGCGCATACTCAGGCCCGCCCGATCGGCGAGTTCTTCTTGCGTCAGCTTTTTATCATGACGTGCCCGACGCAGATTCCTCGCCATGACCTCCTTGAGATCCATGACAAGAGGGGAACCAGCATAGGAACGATCATTCTAGGAACGATCATTCCTATTCGTATCAAGCCATGCTATTCATCGGGTTGTCCTGAACTTGCTTCATTATGTCCGCGTTCCCGATGCATAAGGGCAGAATTCATGCCTGAACGGCCTCAGCTTGATCCAGATGTTGAAGATGAGGCTCCCAGCGGGCCAGATATCACAACCTATGACGAACAACACTACGTCACCTATCTGCGGCTGTTGGATGCCAGCCGAGACGGCGCGGACTGGCAGGAGGTCGCGCGCATCGTCCTGCACCGCGACCCCATCGCTGAGGAAGCGCGCAGCCGCCGTTGCTGGGAAAGCCATCTTGCCCGCGCGCAGTGGCTCTCAGGCTCAGGCTATCGGCGCATTCTGGAACAGGCGGTCGCACTGGCTGCGCGCGGTGGCGGGCAGGCTTAGGCTTATTTGCTCACAGCCTTGATGGGATAATGCAGGAGCAGCCGATAGCCGCCGCGCATCATCTTGATCCCGTGAGCGACGAGGCGACGGGCCTTATTCTTGCGCGGGTCGCCCTCGAAATCCTCTTTAGTGCCGCTGAAACCAAGCAAGACTTCGGCGACGGTGCGGTAGCTTTCGCCGCGCAAACGCGCGTCGAGCGCACGCAGGGATAGAATGTGCCACTGCCGAAGCTGCTCCGGCAGCGCGCGAAAATCAGGACCGGGCGGTCGGCCTTTGAGGGAGCGCCAAAGCCTCCGGGCGGCGTGAGCGCGCAGGTCGTAGAGGTCGTCCATCGGTAGGACTGTTCCATAGAAAGTCGCGGCGTCAGGAACGGCGTGGGGCAACCAGAATTGATGCGCTACGCCGTCGACCAGCCAGATGCCATGCCAGCCATCTGCGGCCTGGCGCAGATCGAGGCCGTCGAGATGCGCCAGCGTTATGATCGGCTCCGTTTCGCTGTCGTGATGCTGCACGGGAGAGAGCCATATGGCTTGCGGCTGAAGGCTTGGGCTCCAGAACAGCGATTGCCGATCCGATGGGGTTTCAGGATCGGTCGGAAAATCGCAGCCCCCAGCGTTGCATGAAGGCTTCCAACCGCTCCGGGTCTGGCTCGTGCGACGCGGTTATGGTTTGAAACTCGCGACGATACTCGTCATCGCGGCGAAGATATTCCCAGGCGAAACCGGCGGCGGGGATGCTCCTGGCAAATCTGTATGCCGCCGGAGAACGCCAGTCGATGCTCAGCATGGCGCTTCCTCTCTACACCTGACACACGCAAAGCAACGCCCGGATAGAGAACTTCAGGCATCGGTTGAAGCAACTGTAGCCGCGCTTTCGCGATAACTAGATCGGCTAACGCGATCAATTTCTTGGTTATTTTCTTCTTAACAGTGCCTACGTGTTTCTGCGAGACGGGCGTAGCCCGGCGAGCGCGGCCATGTTCTCGGGCACGGCCGCACCGCCGATCCGCAACGCCGGATCGGCGCGATTTTTTCCGCCACCGTGATCGCCGGGAGAGGCAGGGCGGCCGGGCCGGCGGCTGTCGCGTTCAGGGTCAAAGCCCCTTCAAACGCTGCATACCCTCCGCCAGCGTCCAGAGCGCGCGATTGAGGCCGACATTCTGGTCGATGCCGTTGATGGCGCGGGTCTGGGTGCGACGAATGCGGCCGTCTGACGCCTGGCGGCGTCCCCGCAATCCGCCCCGGATGAGATTTTCCTGAATGACGTTGAACGTGCTCCAGACGCTTTGCCCCGCATCCTCATGCCGCCGGGGCATGATGATCTGGTCCGGCTGAACCGGGCTTTCCTCTTCGCCGTAGCGGGCGACAAGGCTCGCCTCGGCCAAAACGCGCTGTTCGTCCCGCGAAAGCCGCGTTTCCTTCATGGTCTCGCTGGCGTCGATGAGGCGCGGGAAATCCTCGGCGACGGTATAGACGCCCTCGATGATCTGATCCTGAATGCCGCCCTTGTGGGGAACGCGGATTTCCTCGAAGCGCTCGCCCGCGATCATGCTGTTGGTGCAGACGAAACGCAGCATTCCGGCGAACATTTGATAGGCGCTCGTCCCATCATGGCTGTTCACGATGATGACTTCCGCCGCCTCCGGCTTGCCGATCCCGCCATCACGGCGCAGGCGCAGCATATGCTTGGCGTGGCCGTGATGGCTCCCGTCACGCGG comes from Stappia sp. 28M-7 and encodes:
- a CDS encoding AlpA family transcriptional regulator — its product is MANPLAGLPPRLLRTQEAARFLGISIRTLEKHRTYGTGPTYRKIGGRVLYTVHDLESWSEIGTRKSTRETTDGTVFPARPLTPEERGKC
- a CDS encoding DUF932 domain-containing protein yields the protein MYHQLATRFGRNAHQISGREPLDNEALFRHVPSIFAREAHDSRSERYVYVPTIDIVEGLRREGWFPFFAVQSVPRDGSHHGHAKHMLRLRRDGGIGKPEAAEVIIVNSHDGTSAYQMFAGMLRFVCTNSMIAGERFEEIRVPHKGGIQDQIIEGVYTVAEDFPRLIDASETMKETRLSRDEQRVLAEASLVARYGEEESPVQPDQIIMPRRHEDAGQSVWSTFNVIQENLIRGGLRGRRQASDGRIRRTQTRAINGIDQNVGLNRALWTLAEGMQRLKGL
- a CDS encoding DUF2285 domain-containing protein, with product MQHHDSETEPIITLAHLDGLDLRQAADGWHGIWLVDGVAHQFWLPHAVPDAATFYGTVLPMDDLYDLRAHAARRLWRSLKGRPPGPDFRALPEQLRQWHILSLRALDARLRGESYRTVAEVLLGFSGTKEDFEGDPRKNKARRLVAHGIKMMRGGYRLLLHYPIKAVSK
- a CDS encoding transcriptional regulator domain-containing protein yields the protein MLSIDWRSPAAYRFARSIPAAGFAWEYLRRDDEYRREFQTITASHEPDPERLEAFMQRWGLRFSDRS
- a CDS encoding HAMP domain-containing sensor histidine kinase gives rise to the protein MSAPHHDETSRGDAAARGRSASPDPVRAAPEGAGRRRRWGGLSGKLLILTVLFVMLSEVLIFVPSVANFRNTWLTDKLTIAGVAASVLVEADMVSPAVQAELLRATGALAVALDEGERRRLIAMVETPGEIDRTVDMGKADAMTSVLESFAILLSSGDGQMRVIGPTQMGIGGRVDIVMPEASLRNAMWAFSVRILALSLVISAITAALVYLSLRWLLVRPMQRLTRSMARFQASPEDPTLIIAPSRRDDEVGDAEHSLAAMQATLTETLKSRRQLADLGLAVSKINHDLRNLLASAQLFSERLEHVADPTVQRLAPKILATLDRAVGYTSSVLAYGSAREAPLRRRLVRLDLLVRDVGEVLGLSADGAVAFENRVGEGAEVEADPEQLFRVLMNLCRNAVQALEQSGSDMLVRRVIVEADCRAGEVVVRVRDTGPGVPPALREKLFRPFQSAARRGGTGLGLAIAAELVRAHGGDICLVERAGPGAEFEIRLPRSAPDDPASGGQDREMAESGRVAASLDTSG
- a CDS encoding helix-turn-helix domain-containing protein; this translates as MDLKEVMARNLRRARHDKKLTQEELADRAGLSMRYVGAIERGDVSASVTVLGQIADALEIEPGELLKKVGAPK
- a CDS encoding DNA -binding domain-containing protein, translating into MPERPQLDPDVEDEAPSGPDITTYDEQHYVTYLRLLDASRDGADWQEVARIVLHRDPIAEEARSRRCWESHLARAQWLSGSGYRRILEQAVALAARGGGQA